The proteins below come from a single Lodderomyces elongisporus chromosome 3, complete sequence genomic window:
- the GLY1_3 gene encoding Threonine aldolase — protein sequence MDLSVFANQSPAHNDFRSDTFTTPTVSMIQSLATTTLGDAVYNEDAMTKKLEEKVAAMTGKEAGLFCVSGTLSNQIAMRVNLSQPPYSILCDYRGHVYEHEAGGMSTLTQARVQPIHPKNGNHLTLEDDILPNFVPDDGEIHGAPTKLICLENTLHGMIFPLEEIKKISQFCKENDVKLHLDGARLWNASAATGISLKEYSQYFDSVSLCLSKTLGAPIGTVLVGDKKFILKANHFKKQNGGGIRQSGLLASMAIVAIEENFDKLAKTHEMAKELGQMCKEKGIILEHPVETNFVFVDIAANKIDPNKLIEISDKYNVKIYSGRVSFHYQISQKSFENAKKVISEVFEYAQSNPYEVTTSYKFYTAENN from the coding sequence ATGGATCTCTCTGTATTTGCAAACCAGAGCCCAGCTCATAATGATTTTAGAAGTGATACCTTTACCACGCCTACGGTGTCCATGATCCAGTCATTGGCTACAACGACATTGGGTGATGCGGTTTACAACGAGGATGCCATGaccaaaaaattggaagaaaaagttgcTGCCATGACCGGCAAAGAAGCGGGACTATTTTGTGTCAGCGGCACACTTTCGAATCAAATTGCCATGAGGGTTAATTTGTCGCAGCCACCGTATAGTATACTATGCGACTATCGTGGTCACGTTTACGAGCATGAGGCTGGTGGAATGTCAACCTTGACACAGGCCAGAGTTCAGCCCATACACCCAAAAAACGGCAATCATTTGACATTGGAGGATGATATCTTGCCCAATTTTGTGCCCGATGACGGCGAGATTCATGGCGCGCCAACAAAATTAATCTGTCTTGAAAATACATTACACGGTATGATATTTCCTTtagaagaaattaaaaaaatatcacAATTTTGCAAAGAGAATGATGTCAAATTACATTTGGACGGTGCCAGGCTATGGAACGCTAGTGCCGCAACCGGGATAAGTTTAAAGGAGTATAGTCAATACTTTGACAGCGTATCGCTTTGTCTTTCCAAAACTTTGGGAGCACCTATAGGAACTGTTTTGGTTGGTgacaaaaaatttatactCAAAGCAAACCACTTTAAAAAACAGAATGGAGGAGGTATTAGGCAAAGCGGTCTATTGGCAAGTATGGCCATTGTCGCTATTGAAGAGAACTTTGATAAGCTTGCGAAAACTCACGAAATGGCCAAGGAATTGGGCCAAATgtgcaaagaaaaaggaattaTATTGGAGCACCCAGTAGAGACAAattttgtgtttgttgatattgctGCTAATAAAATCGATCCTAACAAATTGATTGAGATTAGTGACAAGTACAATGTCAAGATCTATTCGGGACGAGTAAGTTTCCACTATCAAATCTCCCAAAAGTCGTttgaaaatgcaaaaaaagtgaTCCTGGAGGTGTTTGAATATGCGCAAAGCAATCCATATGAGGTTACCACAAGCTACAAGTTTTATACAGCTGAGAATAACTAA
- the MSS11 gene encoding multicopy suppressor of Sta proteins — protein sequence MPPPKDSRDLLYQQIYLYLKNNGHEESAATLLRETKISPPQSSQNNSTKDANTSVQGDEFLSEWWNILWSMHSSANPALNQVLINPQFPNPQQQQYPFPQGMPVVNLHLQQQQQQRIQQQQQQQQQQQQQRNQQQQLQQQQLQQQQQQQQQQSPPQQQSPPQQQSQPSGSNQTNQPQQTPSMQPKPPPSAQGSRKPSVSQQKSRSQANLQQSRKKVTKQPNKPRSNEASPAIPKSTQPQSAQSGQQKNNNATQSTTNTTNKNLSTIPQGTPVSSNISPSNLSQLQQQARLQQLKIQFQQQALLQQQQQQQQQQQQQQQQQSVQPSPTVQSFAQTTPGVGPNPALDQNPNTTHQQGVPQQQQQQQQANQQFMQPHPLRGPNQGPPHPSNPQQPPPGIPVQNGPGMQRQPVGANQNTNTKSGPQSIPQPNIQSLDAYQMTLLQMENQNNIQRQRFLQQQQQQQQQQQQQQQQQNVQNVQQQGQQGQQPQKQQLQRAQQQQQAKQKGKPQQQHQQQSARPDDSNMQLEALFSNIPQQNPQVQGRAGRQTPSKQQQARQPSQPPPQSQPQSQPQSRHPQSLPPSQQQQQQQQQQQQQQQQPVPAQGQQMDLSADNVIDDSFFATNLLLDDFNSLGASLVQPQLTQQEITGSNTNNAGGTGGNGGEGTVATVGGFNGNGNGNGTGNGNGNGLMNFDDISEPFGTDWLSSMGSGPGFP from the coding sequence ATGCCTCCGCCTAAGGATTCAAGAGATTTGCTATACCAACAGATTTATTTATACTTGAAGAACAATGGCCATGAGGAATCAGCAGCCACATTGTTGAGGGAGACCAAAATATCTCCACCACAGTCAAGTCAGAACAACAGCACAAAGGATGCGAATACATCTGTCCAAGGCGATGAGTTTTTATCGGAATGGTGGAATATCTTATGGTCAATGCACAGCTCGGCTAACCCGGCACTAAACCAAGTGTTAATCAATCCACAATTTCCAAATcctcagcaacagcaatatCCATTTCCACAAGGAATGCCTGTTGTGAATTTGCACcttcagcagcaacaacaacaacgaattcaacaacagcagcagcagcagcaacaacaacaacaacaacgaaaccaacaacagcaacttcaacaacaacaacttcaacagcaacaacaacaacaacaacaacaactgccacctcaacaacaactgccacctcaacaacaactgcagcCATCCGGGAGTAATCAGACAAATCAGCCACAACAGACACCACTGATGCAACCGAAACCACCTCCATCTGCACAAGGAAGTCGGAAACCATCAGTTCTGCAACAAAAACTGCGATCACAAGCAAATTTGCAGCAATCACGCAAGAAAGTCACCAAACAGCCCAATAAGCCACGGTCTAATGAGGCATCCCCTGCTATACCAAAATCTACACAACCGCAACTGGCACAGCTGggacaacaaaagaataacaaTGCTACTCAATCCACTACAAACACTACGAACAAAAATTTATCGACAATTCCTCAAGGAACTCCTGTCAGTAGTAACATTTCGCCTTCTAATCTTAGccaattgcaacaacaagctAGGTTGCAACAGTTAAAAATACAGTTCCAGCAGCAAGCActtttacaacaacaacagcaacagcaacaacagcaacaacagcaacaacagcagcaactgGTGCAGCCTCTGCCGACAGTACAGTCTTTTGCCCAAACTACTCCCGGTGTCGGACCTAATCCAGCGCTAGACCAGAACCCAAATACAACACATCAACAAGGAGTAcctcagcaacaacaacaacaacaacaggcAAACCAACAGTTTATGCAGCCGCATCCGCTACGTGGCCCCAATCAAGGCCCTCCTCATCCTTCAAACCCTCAACAGCCTCCACCAGGTATACCTGTTCAAAACGGCCCTGGAATGCAAAGGCAGCCTGTGGGTGCTAATCAAAATACGAATACAAAACTGGGTCCTCAGTCAATACCTCAGCCCAATATTCAATCCCTAGACGCTTATCAAATGACACTTTTACAGATGGAGAACCAGAATAATATACAGAGACAACGGtttttacaacaacaacaacaacaacagcagcagcagcagcagcagcaacaacaacagaacGTTCAAAATGTTCAACAACAGGGACAACAGGGACAACAACCCCAAAAACAGCAGTTACAGAGAgcacagcaacagcagcaggccaaacagaaaggaaagccgcaacagcagcatcagcaacaatcTGCTCGGCCAGATGATTCAAATATGCAACTAGAAGCTCTATTTTCCAATATTCCGCAGCAAAATCCACAAGTACAAGGAAGAGCAGGAAGACAAACTCCatcaaaacaacaacaggcCCGTCAGCCTTCACAGCCTCCGCCACAACTGCAACCGCAACTGCAACCGCAACTGCGCCATCCTCAGTCTTTACCGCCAtcgcaacaacaacaacaacagcaacagcaacagcaacagcaacaacaacaacccgTACCGGCTCAAGGTCAACAAATGGATCTCTCTGCGGATAATGTTATTGACGATTCATTCTTTGCTACGAATTTACTTTTAGACGATTTTAATAGTTTAGGAGCCTCATTAGTACAGCCACAACTAACACAACAAGAAATTACAGGGTCTAATACTAATAACGCTGGTGGTACAGGCGGCAACGGAGGAGAAGGTACAGTGGCAACTGTAGGCGGATTCAAtggcaatggcaatggAAATGGCactggaaatggaaatggaaatggattAATGAATTTTGATGATATATCTGAACCTTTTGGTACTGACTGGTTGAGTTCAATGGGATCAGGTCCAGGCTTTCCGTGA
- the INO80 gene encoding Putative DNA helicase ino80: protein MNISSMLSNDSAVQSQSQSQSQSQSQSNSQSAPSKASPPTLLPKQTTATTTNATGNTKTVARYSAGDINILNDENSHGVDESIDEPVTNGQATNKESVKQEPTQPTNNTETEKKPLTLSIQNGADKKSSPPQSQPPRINPLVADVTLSTSKFKNVLAHIQHDQLEIDLDYKFKFESNVSLIDQLDKNQRLSQDLRILKFDEVKSNNYLISTHQFTTNYIDRVVAEDISSRNNKISDTNKNKEIIHIDHSKPLHHNSTRGKEYKWGSTREIHKVESKPKRKRNTENSETNNSRSTVSSKASTPSKSSAFGSTHHVPIRPKGSKGTNLSSSSGPITDITNDSNNVRRSSRPKSKRKAYEDGEGEDNGNNIDSNSTDNNNRNKTQEGGRGPKRIRIKLKVKPEGENEGEEKDEGKGKGRGKGKGKGKGKGKEKDGDKEEEDENNANGENGKSKGSVSSSTTTTTTAAAAAAGGGGSTGSALGTTTSNSSTSKEQKAFMRQYDNTYVAIWKDMSRKDGPKVSRLMQQSTQAKLINLKKTCILAAREAKRWQVKNTKNQKDLSTKARRAMREMFNFWKRNERIERELKKKHEKELVEKAKREEEERESKRQSRKLNFLITQTELYSHFIGKKIKTDEIEGTDADPRIKAQEKAHLDKYAGVDAANNDISAIDFDNDDEDALHRAAAQNAQNALANAQNQAKQFDDTEPFKNPDTNGEEMNFQNPTLLGDLSIEQPKMLKCTLKEYQIKGLNWLANLYEQGINGILADEMGLGKTVQSISVLSYLAETHNIWGPFLVVTPASTLHNWQQEISKFVPNFKVLPYWGHAKDRKVLRKFWDRKSLRYDKDAPFHVLVTSYQLIVSDIAYFQKMKWQYMILDEAQAIKSSQSSRWKSLLSLSCRNRLLLTGTPIQNSMQELWALLHFIMPTLFDSHDEFSDWFSKDIESHAQSNTGLDEQQLRRLHMILKPFMLRRIKKNVQSELGDKVEIDLFCDLTNRQKKYYQSLRSQISIMDLIDATTTNSSSNNSSSDDSSTTSLVNLVMQFRKVCNHPDLFERADVRSPMALVKFAETGSFLREGNELDVSYASENLINYNLPRLIYDDLISANENKNDFGSVYAKFSVYDPENLRDLGWISSAGTSPNEIQQLGKMNVLERAIKSQRYTTGSPLDRINYLYEGDYSSPNSKLLINPQNQHMISQQQIENSSVLSDLCNISQKVYEEMYLNTQDPAFTPLASAPPITIVCSSKNFQNKLQNELFNPTIRSALAPMSLNKELEFMNNNTPLELYPPSNMLPSSLSKVNDYSNIRMPSMDRFITESGKLAKLDELLVKLKQEDHRVLIYFQMTKMMDLMEEYLTFKQHKYIRLDGSSKLDDRRDLVHDWQTKPEIFVFLLSTRAGGLGINLTAADTVVFYDSDWNPTIDSQAMDRAHRLGQTRQVTVYRLLTRNTIEERMRDRAKQKEQVQQVVMEGKATTIMSKKEDAASKKKDVAFLLLGGSGDGDGDGTGVNSGVDTSNDVSKSTTPKPEVGKKKNNGNKKNVFGNGKKRVREEDGEEEDALNSKRLQELYHEGEGEFSGTVTPAPGV, encoded by the coding sequence ATGAATATACTGTCTATGCTATCAAATGACTCTGCTGttcaactgcaactgcaactgcaactgcaactgcaactgcaactgaaTCTGCAGTCAGCACCATCGAAAGCATCGCCACCAACGCTATtgccaaaacaaacaacagcaacaacaacaaacgcAACAggaaatacaaaaacagttGCACGATATAGTGCAGGAGACATCAATATATTGAACGATGAAAATTCTCACGGGGTCGATGAATCTATTGATGAACCTGTTACCAATGGACAGGCCACTAATAAGGAATCTGTAAAGCAAGAACCCACTCAACCCACCAACAATACCGAAACTGAAAAGAAACCCCTTACTCTATCAATTCAGAATGGTGCTGATAAAAAATCACTGCCACCCCAAAGTCAACCACCAAGAATTAACCCacttgttgctgatgttactCTTTCTACttcaaaattcaaaaacgTATTAGCTCACATTCAACATGACCAACTTGAAATAGATTTAGActacaaattcaaatttgaatCAAACGTTAGTTTAATCGACCAACTCGacaaaaaccaaagatTGAGCCAGGATTTGAGAATACTAAAGTTTGACGAAGtcaaatcaaacaattACTTGATTAGTACTCATCAATTCACCACTAATTACATTGATAGGGTGGTAGCCGAAGACATCTCATcgagaaacaacaaaatcagTGACACGAACAAAAATAAGGAAATAATTCATATTGACCACTCAAAACCATTGCACCACAATAGTACAAGAGGTAAGGAATACAAATGGGGCTCTACAAGAGAAATCCACAAGGTTGaatcaaaaccaaagaggaaaagaaatactGAAAATAGCGAAACCAACAACTCGCGCAGTACTGTCTCTAGTAAAGCCTCAACGCCATCAAAGTCTCTGGCATTTGGATCTACGCACCATGTTCCAATTAGACCAAAGGGAAGCAAAGGTACCAATTTGAGTTCCAGTTCAGGCCCAATAACAGACATTACAAATGATTCAAATAATGTAAGACGTAGTAGTCGTCCTAAATCAAAGAGAAAGGCATATGAAGATGGAGAAGGAGAGGATAATGGTAACAACATCGATTCTAATTCAACAGATAATAACAATCGTAATAAAACTCAAGAGGGTGGACGTGGTCCCAAGAGAATTAGGATCAAACTTAAGGTTAAACCTGAAGGCGAAAATGAaggtgaagaaaaagacgaaggaaaaggaaaaggaagaggaaaagggaaggggaaaggaaaaggaaaaggaaaagaaaaagatggagataaggaggaagaagacgaGAATAATGCTAATGGTGAAAATGGTAAAAGTAAAGGTTCTGTTTcctcttcaacaacaacaacaaccacagcagcagcagcagcagcaggaggaggaggatcAACAGGATCAGCTTTgggaacaacaacatccaattcatcaacatcaaaagaacaaaaggcATTTATGAGACAATATGACAACACATATGTTGCAATCTGGAAAGATATGTCTAGAAAAGATGGACCAAAGGTTAGTCGATTGATGCAACAGTCAACTCAGGCCAAGCTcatcaatttgaaaaagacatGTATATTGGCTGCTAGAGAGGCCAAGAGATGGCAAGTTAAGAATACAAAGAACCAGAAGGACTTGTCAACAAAGGCCAGAAGAGCTATGCGTGAGATGTTTAATTTCTGGAAACGTAATGAAAGGATTGAAcgagaattgaaaaagaaacacgaAAAGGAACTAGTAGAAAAGGCAAAGcgcgaagaagaagaaagggaaTCGAAACGACAATCGAGGAAATTGAATTTCCTCATCACGCAAACTGAATTGTACTCCCATTTCATTGgtaaaaaaatcaagaccgatgaaattgaaggtACGGATGCAGACCCTAGAATCAAGGCACAAGAAAAAGCCCACTTGGACAAGTATGCTGGTGTGGATgcagcaaacaatgatatACTGGCgattgattttgataacgacgatgaagatgcaTTGCATCGTGCCGCGGCACAGAATGCACAAAACGCCTTGGCCAATGCACAAAACCAAGCTAAACAGTTTGACGACACAGAGCCATTCAAGAATCCTGATACTAATGGTGAAGAAATGAACTTCCAGAATCCTACATTATTGGGAGACTTGAGTATAGAACAACCAAAGATGTTGAAATGTACATTAAAGGAATACCAAATCAAAGGTCTTAATTGGCTTGCAAACTTGTATGAGCAAGGTATCAACGGTATTTTGGCAGATGAGATGGGGTTGGGAAAAACCGTGCAAAGTATTTCGGTGTTGTCGTATTTGGCAGAAACTCATAACATTTGGGGTCCTTTTTTGGTTGTGACACCAGCATCAACATTGCACAACTGGCAACAAGAAATCTCCAAGTTTGTTCCCAATTTTAAGGTGCTACCATACTGGGGCCACGCCAAGGATCGTAAAGTTTTGCGTAAATTTTGGGACAGAAAATCCTTAAGGTACGATAAGGATGCACCATTCCATGTTTTGGTCACATCGTATCAATTGATTGTATCTGATATTGCATATTTCCAAAAGATGAAATGGCAATATATGATTCTTGATGAGGCCCAAGCCATCAAGTCTTCGCAATCATCGAGATGGAAATCTTTATTATCTTTGAGTTGTCGTAATAGGCTTTTACTTACCGGTACACCTATTCAAAATTCTATGCAAGAATTATGGGCGTTGTTGCATTTTATCATGCCTACATTATTTGACTCTCATGATGAGTTTAGCGACTGGTTCTCCAAGGATATCGAGAGTCATGCACAATCAAATACTGGATTGGATGAACAGCAGTTGCGTCGATTACACATGATACTCAAGCCATTTATGTTGAGACGTATCAAGAAAAACGTGCAGAGTGAGTTGGGAGATAAGGTTGAAATTGACTTGTTTTGCGACTTGACGAATAGACAGAAGAAGTACTATCAATCATTGAGATCACAAATTTCAATAATGGACTTGATTGATgcaacaactacaaacaGTAGCTCCAATAATTCTTCACTGGATGACTCATCAACTACATCTTTGGTTAATTTAGTGATGCAATTCAGAAAGGTTTGTAATCATCCAGACTTGTTTGAGAGGGCCGATGTAAGGTCACCGATGGCGTTGGTGAAATTTGCAGAAACTGGCTCTTTCTTAAGGGAAGGAAACGAGTTGGATGTCAGCTATGCTAGTGAAAATTTGATCAACTATAATTTGCCTCGCTTGATCTATGATGACTTGATATCtgcaaatgaaaacaagaatGATTTTGGATCCGTTTATGCCAAGTTTAGTGTCTATGACCCTGAAAACCTCAGGGATTTGGGATGGATTTCATCAGCTGGCACGAGTCCCAACGAAATTCAACAACTTGGTAAAATGAATGTTCTTGAAAGAGCAATCAAACTGCAGAGATATACCACGGGCTCACCATTGGATAGGATCAATTACCTATACGAAGGTGACTATAGCTCGCCCAATTCCAAATTACTTATTAATCCTCAAAACCAACACATGATATCCCAACAACAGATTGAAAATTCTTCAGTACTACTGGACTTGTGCAATATCTCACAAAAAGTGTACGAAGAAATGTATCTTAACACTCAGGATCCGGCCTTTACACCGTTGGCATCGGCACCGCCAATAACAATCGTGTGCTCATCCAaaaatttccaaaacaAACTTCAAAATGAACTTTTCAATCCTACGATTCGTTCAGCGTTGGCACCAATGTCATTGAATAAAGAACTCGAGTTTATGAATAACAATACTCCATTGGAGCTTTACCCACCTTCAAACATGCTTCCATCTTCATTGAGCAAAGTCAATGACTATTCAAACATTCGAATGCCATCAATGGATAGGTTTATTACCGAATCCGGCAAATTAGCCAAGTTAGATGAGCTATTGgtgaaattgaaacaagAAGACCATCGTGTTTTGATCTATTTCCAGATGACCAAGATGATGGACCTTATGGAAGAGTACCTTACTTTTAAGCAACACAAGTACATCAGACTAGATGGTTCTTCGAAATTGGATGATCGTAGAGATTTGGTACATGACTGGCAGACAAAGCCAGAGATCTTTGTGTTTTTGCTAAGTACACGTGCAGGTGGGTTGGGTATCAACTTGACTGCAGCAGATACTGTTGTTTTTTACGATTCTGATTGGAATCCTACAATTGATTCACAAGCAATGGACCGTGCTCATAGATTGGGTCAAACTAGACAAGTTACCGTGTACAGGTTGCTTACAAGAAATACTATCGAGGAAAGAATGAGAGACCGTGCcaagcaaaaagaacaagtgCAACAAGTTGTGATGGAAGGCAAAGCAACCACAATTatgagcaaaaaagaagatgcagcaagcaaaaagaaagatgttGCGTTCTTATTACTTGGTGGAAGTGGCGATGGCGATGGCGATGGTACTGGAGTGAATAGTGGTGTTGATACCTCGAATGATGTTAGTAAATCAACGACACCGAAACCGGAAGTTggcaagaagaaaaacaacggcaacaagaaaaatgtttttggtaatggaaaaaagagagttaGAGAGGAGgatggagaagaagaagatgcaTTAAATAGTAAGAGACTTCAGGAGTTATATCATGAAGGAGAAGGTGAGTTCTCGGGCACAGTAACGCCAGCACCAGGTGTTTAG
- the ALD2 gene encoding mitochondrial aldehyde dehydrogenase: protein MPLELSYPITLPDGQKFTQPSGLFINNEFVASKSGKTLDSINPATGEVNGSVYAAEKEDVDIAVAAAKKALPIWKKKYSGEKRGILLNKVVDELQRQRDLLGAIEAWDSGKTKDTNAIYDIDICIETFRYYAGWADKITGKLIQNDPKKLAYTVHEPIGVIGQIVPWNYPLAMASWKLAPALAAGNVVVLKTSEITPLSMLYVAQIFKDVGFPPGVVNILSGYGSTAGAALCAHPDVAKIAFTGSTATGKLIAKVAADTMKLVTLECGGKSPLLIRADADLEQAVKWAAIGIMSNQGQICTSTSRIYVHESIYDKFLEAYAAHVKKDYKQGTMFESDCVVGPQVSKQQCDKVLKYIDIGKSEGARVVLGGEKNNDGELSKGYFVRPTIFADVKPDMRIVQEEIFGPVVVVGKFSTDEEAIELANNTSYGLGSAIFTKDLEIAHKMAGDIEAGMVWINSSNDSDVRIPFGGVKMSGVGRELGEYGLTMYTQAKAVHVNLGLKL, encoded by the coding sequence ATGCCTCTCGAGTTGTCTTATCCAATCACTTTACCTGATGGCCAGAAATTCACCCAACCTTCTGGTTTGTTCATCAATAACGAGTTTGTTGCATCCAAAAGTGGAAAAACTTTGGACTCTATAAACCCTGCCACTGGTGAAGTCAATGGTTCAGTTTATGCTgctgaaaaagaagatgtgGATATTGCCGTTGCTGCTGCCAAAAAGGCGTTGCCCatatggaaaaagaaatattcGGGTGAGAAAAGGGGTATCTTGTTGAACAAGGTTGTTGACGAAttacaaagacaaagagacTTGTTAGGTGCTATTGAGGCATGGGATTCGGGAAAGACCAAGGACACAAATGCAATTTACGATATTGATATTTGTATTGAGACTTTTAGATACTATGCTGGCTGGGCAGATAAAATCACTGGAAAACTCATACAAAATgatccaaaaaaattggcaTACACTGTGCACGAGCCAATCGGGGTTATTGGACAGATTGTGCCTTGGAACTACCCCTTGGCCATGGCATCGTGGAAACTTGCTCCCGCTTTGGCTGCTGGTAATGTGGTGGTTTTGAAAACCTCGGAGATTACTCCACTCTCGATGCTCTATGTCGCACAAATCTTTAAGGATGTTGGATTCCCACCGGGAGTAGTGAATATTCTTTCAGGTTATGGCTCCACTGCCGGCGCAGCCTTGTGTGCTCACCCAGATGTGGCCAAGATTGCATTTACTGGTTCGACTGCTACCGGTAAGTTGATTGCTAAAGTTGCCGCCGACACCATGAAATTGGTCACTTTAGAATGTGGAGGCAAATCTCCATTGCTCATTCGTGCTGATGCTGATCTTGAACAAGCAGTGAAATGGGCCGCAATTGGAATCATGTCGAATCAGGGTCAAATCTGTACCTCAACGTCAAGAATATACGTACATGAGTCCATATATGACAAGTTTTTGGAAGCTTATGCTGCCCACGTTAAGAAGGATTACAAGCAAGGCACTATGTTTGAATCAGACTGTGTTGTTGGCCCACAAGTGTCTAAACAACAGTGCGACAAGGTCTTGAAATACATTGACATTGGTAAATCAGAAGGAGCAAGAGTGGTTTTGGGTGGTGAGAAAAACAATGATGGTGAATTATCAAAGGGTTACTTTGTTAGACCAACCATTTTTGCTGATGTTAAGCCGGACATGAGGATTGTTCAAGAGGAAATCTTTGGCccagttgttgtagttggtAAATTTAGCACTGATGAAGAAGCAATTGAGTTGGCCAATAACACTTCGTATGGTTTAGGATCTGCTATCTTCACTAAGGACTTGGAGATTGCTCACAAGATGGCTGGAGATATTGAAGCTGGTATGGTGTGGATCAATTCCTCCAATGATTCGGATGTGCGTATTCCATTTGGAGGAGTAAAGATGTCTGGTGTTGGAAGGGAATTGGGTGAATATGGTTTGACAATGTACACGCAAGCCAAAGCAGTTCACGTCAACTTAGGGCTTAAATTGTGA
- the LYS5 gene encoding holo-[acyl-carrier-protein] synthase codes for MGTQKLGSNQWTSSNITLFVTDLSEVGEFLQDDYNFETSLRLLNDIKLQTHIQSLNPVKFRIKQLVSHLFTRHVLNKVLKNSSNFSQVQFAYNEYGKPLINNLEFNSSSSNDIIALVVCNGSAIGIDLSHSEQNISSERYLDEFKPIFSEHEVEQVNSYFKFNHFWTLKESFTKLLGCGLNIDLADFYFKVGDGFNEDEYARDYKYCVHQQERSQQQQQQQQQQQQQQQQQQQQQQQQQQEIQQEMQQEMQQEMQQEMQHIQQESEIERHFELKWFSDITINADKLFIDKCNFVSNIRNEFYCCSSVLKKGNIGGTGGGNGNREKLPVIISLITSYPIKSIKCFDINMTALLQRNVHS; via the coding sequence ATGGGAACCCAGAAGTTAGGGTCTAACCAATGGACTAGTTCAAATATAACGCTCTTTGTGACCGACCTCTCCGAAGTAGGCGAGTTCTTACAAGATGACTATAATTTTGAAACGAGTTTGAGACTACTCAATGATATAAAGCTACAGACACATATTCAATCGCTTAATCCTGTAAAATTTCGTATAAAACAACTCGTTAGCCATTTATTTACTCGTCATGTTTTAAATAAAGTTCTCAAAAACTCACTGAACTTTCTGCAAGTCCAATTTGCATATAATGAATATGGCAAACCACTTATCAATAATTTGGAGTTCAATTCGAGTTCATCAAATGACATTATCGCACTTGTTGTTTGTAATGGGTCCGCCATTGGCATCGATTTGTCCCATCTGGAACAGAACATTTCAAGTGAAAGATATTTGGATGAATTCAAACCTATTTTCAGTGAACACGAAGTCGAGCAAGTCAATTCGTACTTCAAGTTTAATCATTTCTGGACTTTAAAAGAATCGTTTACGAAATTATTAGGGTGTGGACTAAATATTGATCTTGCTGATTTCTATTTCAAGGTGGGCGATGGATTCAATGAAGATGAGTATGCAAGAGATTACAAATATTGTGTGCACCAGCAAGAGAGAtcgcaacaacaacaacaacagcaacaacaacagcaacaacaacagcaacaacaacagcaacaacaacagcaacaacaacaagaaatacAACAAGAAATGCAACAAGAAATGCAACAAGAAATGCAACAAGAAATGCAACACATACAACAGGAAAGTGAGATCGAGAGACATTTTGAGTTGAAATGGTTCTCAGATATTACCATAAACGCCGACAAGTTATTTATAGATAAATGCAATTTTGTTAGCAATATACGTAACGAATTTTATTGCTGCAGTTCAGTCTTGAAAAAAGGCAATATCGGCGGTACcggtggtggtaatggaaatagagaaaaattACCAGTTATTATTTCATTGATTACAAGCTATCCAATAAAAAGTATCAAATGTTTTGATATAAATATGACTGCACTATTGCAAAGGAATGTACACTCATGA